In Leuconostoc kimchii IMSNU 11154, one genomic interval encodes:
- a CDS encoding alpha/beta fold hydrolase, giving the protein MTSFVTGDKIKLSYTDQGKGQAVILLTGYAGVKEEWYYQSIYLLKCGFRVITLDWRSHGASTRTTKNLKIMRLAADLHELIENLKLTSVELIGHSMGASVIWAYTVLFGDQIIDRMVTIDESPKLLNDERWSGGLANLKWDNFWLISEQIPFLKMNKQPISDELREILNRVKKETPFDVDLGHELLIDHLLQDWRQAIRDIKVPQLFVKGACTEIWGNDYSIYCENINNGFSKVITIDNVGHMPQVEDHKSFNKAIINFLKA; this is encoded by the coding sequence ATGACAAGTTTTGTAACAGGTGACAAAATCAAGCTATCTTATACAGATCAGGGCAAGGGTCAGGCGGTTATTTTGTTAACTGGCTACGCTGGCGTCAAAGAAGAATGGTATTACCAATCGATATATTTACTCAAATGTGGTTTTCGGGTAATTACCTTAGATTGGCGTAGCCATGGTGCCTCAACGCGTACCACAAAAAATTTAAAAATTATGCGATTAGCCGCAGACTTACATGAATTAATTGAAAATTTAAAGTTAACAAGTGTCGAATTAATAGGACACTCCATGGGCGCCAGTGTGATATGGGCGTATACAGTACTTTTTGGTGATCAAATTATTGATCGCATGGTAACAATAGACGAGTCGCCTAAATTGTTAAATGATGAGAGATGGTCAGGTGGTTTAGCTAACTTAAAATGGGACAACTTTTGGCTGATTTCTGAACAAATTCCCTTCTTAAAAATGAACAAACAGCCAATATCTGATGAGTTACGGGAAATACTGAATCGTGTTAAAAAAGAAACGCCTTTTGATGTTGATTTAGGTCATGAATTACTAATTGACCATTTATTACAAGATTGGCGTCAGGCAATTAGAGATATTAAAGTACCACAGTTATTTGTAAAAGGCGCATGTACAGAAATATGGGGTAATGATTATTCTATTTATTGTGAAAACATAAACAATGGATTTTCAAAAGTAATAACTATTGATAATGTTGGTCATATGCCGCAAGTAGAAGACCATAAGTCTTTTAATAAAGCGATTATAAACTTTTTAAAAGCGTAG
- a CDS encoding 2-hydroxycarboxylate transporter family protein has product MLDNNGSKTTRHNWRSRLAQLDASQISGIGMVAYILMAILLIVAIETHTLPNTMIGAILALVLMGHIFYYLGAHLPIFRSYLGGGSVFTIFATAILATTGVIPQSVVHTASGFINGMDFLGLYIVSLIGSSIFKMNRKMLLGAAIRFLPVAFISMAITFFGVGLMGMLIGEGFDHSVLYVSLPIMAGGVGAGIVPLSGIYAHAFGHPAAAILSQLFPAVIFGNLLAIISAGLVSKLFMTSKYNGHGELLHTKNSSEKAAKELKPDYIQMGVGLVISVSFFVFGTMLSVVFPSINAYAFIILTIVLIKALGLLPTYYEESVIMFGQLVVKNMTHALLAGVGLSLLNIKLLLSALSWQFVVLCVTSIVIISLASAVLGKIFGLYPVESVITAGLANNSMGGTGNVAVLAASNRMHLIAFAQMGNRIGGALVLVIAGILVSFMR; this is encoded by the coding sequence ATGTTAGATAATAATGGCAGTAAAACTACGAGGCATAACTGGCGTAGCCGACTTGCACAATTGGATGCAAGTCAAATCAGTGGTATTGGCATGGTTGCTTATATTTTAATGGCTATTTTACTAATCGTAGCAATAGAGACGCATACTTTACCAAATACAATGATCGGGGCTATTCTAGCGTTGGTTTTGATGGGACATATTTTTTATTACTTAGGGGCACATCTACCTATTTTTAGGTCGTACTTGGGTGGCGGATCAGTATTTACTATTTTTGCAACAGCTATTTTAGCCACAACGGGTGTTATTCCCCAATCAGTCGTTCATACTGCTTCAGGTTTTATTAATGGTATGGATTTTCTGGGATTGTATATTGTATCATTGATTGGTTCATCAATTTTTAAAATGAATCGTAAAATGTTGTTAGGTGCCGCTATAAGATTCTTACCAGTTGCTTTCATTTCAATGGCAATCACATTCTTTGGTGTTGGGTTAATGGGCATGTTGATTGGTGAAGGATTTGATCACTCGGTTTTGTACGTCAGTTTGCCCATTATGGCAGGTGGTGTCGGTGCAGGTATCGTTCCTCTATCAGGCATATATGCGCATGCATTTGGACATCCAGCTGCAGCAATACTGTCTCAATTATTTCCGGCAGTTATTTTTGGTAACTTATTAGCTATTATTAGTGCAGGTTTAGTTTCTAAACTATTTATGACGAGTAAATATAATGGTCACGGAGAGCTGTTACATACTAAAAATAGCAGTGAAAAGGCCGCAAAAGAATTGAAGCCCGACTATATTCAAATGGGTGTTGGTCTTGTTATTTCAGTATCGTTCTTTGTATTTGGTACAATGCTGAGTGTCGTTTTTCCAAGTATTAATGCCTACGCCTTTATTATTTTAACAATTGTATTAATTAAGGCACTTGGTTTGTTACCCACCTATTATGAAGAATCAGTGATTATGTTTGGGCAATTAGTAGTCAAAAATATGACACATGCTTTACTGGCTGGTGTCGGATTATCGTTATTGAATATTAAATTATTATTGAGTGCATTATCATGGCAATTTGTTGTTTTATGTGTCACTAGTATTGTGATCATATCATTAGCAAGTGCTGTCCTAGGTAAAATTTTCGGGCTTTATCCAGTTGAATCAGTTATTACAGCTGGATTGGCTAACAATAGCATGGGGGGGACTGGAAACGTTGCAGTTTTGGCTGCATCAAATCGCATGCATTTGATCGCTTTTGCACAGATGGGCAATCGAATCGGCGGTGCACTCGTTTTGGTTATTGCAGGAATTTTAGTATCGTTTATGAGATGA
- the adhE gene encoding bifunctional acetaldehyde-CoA/alcohol dehydrogenase: MVETMIKKPAKKVLTPEEKAELQTQAEKMTAELVEKSQKALTAFSTFTQEQVDKIVAAMALAGSENSLVLAHAAHDETGRGVVEDKDTKNRFASESVYNAIKFDKTVGVISEDKIQGKVELAAPLGVLAGIVPTTNPTSTTIFKAMLAAKTRNTIIFAFHPQAQKSSALAAKIVYDAAVKAGAPENFIQWIEKPSLYGTSALIQNKGIASILATGGPAMVNAALKSGNPSMGVGAGNGAIYLDATVDTDRAVSDLLLSKRFDNGMICATENSAVIQAPIYDEVLQKMQAQGAYLVPKKDYKKIADYVFKPNAEGFGVAGPVAGMSGRWIAEQAGVKIPEGKDVLLFELDQKNIGEALSSEKLSPLLSIYKVEKREEAIETVQALLSYQGAGHNAAIQIGSQDDPFIKEYADAIGASRILVNQPDSIGGIGDIYTDAMRPSLTLGTGSWGKNSLSHNLSTYDLLNIKTVARRRNRPQWVRLPKEVYYEANAITYLQELPAVKRAFIVADPGMVQFGFVGKVLSQLELRQEQVETNIYGSVKPDPTLSEAVGIARQMAAFKPDTVILLGGGSALDAGKIGRFLYEYSTRHEGILEDEEGIKNLFMELQQKFMDIRKRIVKFYHARLTQMVAIPTTSGTGSEVTPFAVITDDQTHVKYPLADYELTPEVAIVDPEFVMTVPKRTVAFSGLDALSHALESYVSVMSSEFTRPWALQAIKLIFENLTTSYQYDPKNPTKEGQNARSKMHYASTLAGMSFANAFLGINHSLAHKTGGEFGLPHGLAIAIAMPHVIKFNAVTGNVKRTPYPRYETYTAQKDYADIARYLGLKGNTDVELVDALIAAVKNLAKSVEVDQTLTGNGVKKVDLENNIEKLTDLVYNDQCTPGNPRQPSLAEIQQLLRDQL; encoded by the coding sequence ATGGTAGAAACAATGATAAAGAAGCCCGCAAAGAAGGTTTTGACACCCGAAGAAAAGGCAGAATTACAAACCCAAGCAGAAAAAATGACGGCAGAATTAGTTGAAAAATCACAAAAAGCTTTAACAGCATTTTCAACATTTACACAAGAGCAAGTTGATAAAATCGTCGCAGCAATGGCATTAGCTGGCTCAGAAAATTCACTCGTACTTGCTCATGCAGCTCATGATGAGACTGGCCGTGGGGTCGTTGAAGATAAGGATACAAAAAATCGCTTTGCCTCTGAATCTGTATACAACGCTATCAAATTTGATAAAACAGTTGGTGTAATTAGTGAAGACAAAATACAAGGGAAAGTCGAATTAGCAGCGCCACTCGGTGTACTAGCTGGTATTGTACCAACTACGAACCCAACATCAACGACGATTTTTAAAGCCATGTTGGCAGCCAAGACACGTAACACAATTATCTTTGCATTCCATCCACAAGCACAAAAGTCATCAGCACTCGCTGCAAAAATTGTTTATGATGCCGCTGTTAAGGCTGGTGCACCTGAAAACTTTATCCAATGGATTGAAAAGCCATCACTTTATGGCACAAGTGCATTAATTCAAAATAAGGGCATTGCCTCAATCTTGGCAACTGGTGGACCAGCGATGGTTAATGCAGCCTTGAAGTCAGGTAATCCATCAATGGGTGTTGGTGCTGGAAACGGTGCGATTTATCTTGATGCGACAGTTGACACTGACCGTGCCGTGTCTGATTTGCTTTTGTCAAAACGTTTTGATAATGGTATGATTTGTGCCACTGAAAACTCAGCCGTTATTCAAGCACCAATTTATGATGAAGTACTACAAAAAATGCAAGCGCAAGGCGCTTACCTAGTCCCTAAAAAAGATTATAAGAAAATTGCTGATTATGTGTTTAAGCCAAATGCAGAAGGATTTGGTGTTGCTGGTCCAGTTGCTGGTATGTCAGGTCGTTGGATAGCTGAGCAAGCTGGTGTTAAAATTCCTGAAGGCAAAGATGTCTTGCTATTCGAATTGGATCAAAAGAATATTGGCGAAGCACTGTCATCAGAAAAGTTATCGCCTTTACTATCAATTTATAAAGTTGAGAAGCGTGAAGAAGCGATTGAAACAGTACAGGCATTACTGAGTTATCAGGGTGCAGGACATAATGCTGCTATTCAAATTGGTTCACAAGATGATCCATTTATTAAAGAATATGCTGATGCTATTGGTGCATCACGTATCTTAGTTAACCAACCTGATTCAATTGGTGGTATTGGTGACATTTATACAGATGCTATGCGCCCTTCTTTGACGCTTGGTACCGGATCATGGGGGAAGAATTCATTGTCTCACAACTTATCAACATACGATTTGCTCAATATTAAAACGGTTGCTCGCCGCCGTAATCGACCACAATGGGTTCGCTTACCTAAGGAAGTTTATTATGAAGCAAACGCTATTACTTACTTACAAGAATTACCAGCAGTTAAGCGTGCCTTTATTGTTGCTGATCCAGGTATGGTGCAATTCGGCTTTGTTGGTAAGGTATTGAGCCAGTTAGAATTACGCCAAGAACAGGTTGAGACAAATATCTATGGTTCAGTTAAGCCTGATCCAACTTTGTCTGAAGCAGTTGGCATTGCACGTCAAATGGCTGCTTTCAAGCCTGATACAGTGATCCTATTGGGTGGTGGTTCGGCATTAGATGCGGGAAAGATTGGTCGCTTCTTGTATGAATACTCAACACGTCATGAGGGTATTTTGGAAGACGAAGAAGGGATCAAAAACTTATTCATGGAATTGCAACAAAAGTTCATGGATATTCGTAAGCGTATCGTTAAGTTCTACCACGCCCGCTTGACACAAATGGTCGCTATTCCAACAACGTCTGGTACTGGTTCAGAAGTCACACCATTTGCGGTAATTACCGATGACCAAACACATGTTAAGTATCCATTAGCTGACTATGAGTTGACACCAGAAGTAGCCATTGTGGATCCAGAATTTGTCATGACAGTGCCAAAGCGTACAGTAGCCTTTTCTGGATTAGATGCACTATCTCATGCGTTGGAATCATATGTATCAGTTATGTCTTCTGAATTCACACGACCATGGGCTTTGCAAGCGATTAAGTTGATTTTTGAAAACCTAACAACGTCATACCAATATGACCCTAAAAATCCAACCAAGGAAGGTCAAAATGCCCGTTCAAAGATGCACTATGCTTCAACACTAGCAGGTATGTCATTTGCTAACGCATTCTTAGGCATTAACCATTCATTGGCCCACAAAACTGGTGGTGAGTTCGGTTTGCCTCACGGATTGGCTATTGCCATTGCGATGCCACATGTGATTAAGTTTAATGCCGTGACAGGTAACGTTAAGCGCACGCCTTACCCACGCTATGAGACATATACAGCACAAAAAGATTATGCTGATATTGCGCGCTACCTTGGCTTGAAGGGCAATACAGATGTTGAATTGGTCGATGCTTTGATTGCTGCCGTTAAGAATTTGGCTAAGTCAGTTGAAGTTGACCAAACATTAACAGGTAATGGTGTTAAGAAAGTAGATCTAGAAAACAATATTGAAAAATTGACGGATCTTGTTTATAACGATCAGTGCACACCCGGAAACCCACGCCAACCTAGTTTGGCAGAAATTCAACAATTGTTGAGAGATCAACTTTAA
- a CDS encoding YhgE/Pip domain-containing protein, with the protein MKFWKSAEWQRIGKLRGLKLLLLGITLIPSIYAVIFLSSLWDAYGNVNNLPVAVVNQDQSAKINGKNQHLGSDLADKLVKEQPLKISEVSNKKAQDGLKQGKYYMTITIPSDFTKNAGTLLSDQPITSKIKISHNAGASFIAEKMTSSAADKIQTRVTRSLQKVYNETILSATKSSQKGLQAGSDGASKLNNGVGQLSDGTKKLNDGAESLTSGTSTLAQGVSQYTNGVSQVNNGANQLAGGANSAATGANQLASGTSQLAQSTPQLEAGSQQLAAGAQELAVQLQKVSAQIDSQQKAKSADLNKLDTGLAQLTEGLKNIQNTLNSNSVPNVTVDDGAIKKASSDLNTGLTNSGAATAKLKGQLEHMTKDPKFVTFLQQNPEIAQQIQGMSETSQQLGSGLTSSVVAAKEMNAALQPLQEALPSLKALQSQLTTALPKLEQLSQGAQATEGARQAIKQLDDSLTTISTGLSQQAVPGAQKLADGAATLNAGQKQVTAASSQLSNGASQLARGNSQLATGTSQLNSGLGQLASKGGALNNGAGQLTQGAQQLATGTSQAASALGQVQNGTETLAAKLADGAIQLNAVHNNKGNVTALTQPVKSSQNNLSHVANNGTGMAPYMMSVGLFVGMITLSTIYDFMTVAKKPRSGFAWWADKQTVNFPVWIGQALVMTTLLILVDGLNAERPVMLFVVALVAAFSFNQLVLLFNVLFGKLGSGIMLVLMVLQLSASAGSYPIELSNEFFRAVHPWMPMTYSVHAFRETISIGGSVATDLTVLLSVGMISMVLTWGVYHWKLQHNQMLWAD; encoded by the coding sequence ATGAAATTTTGGAAAAGCGCAGAGTGGCAGCGCATTGGTAAACTACGTGGTTTAAAGTTACTGTTATTGGGGATTACATTGATTCCTAGTATCTATGCAGTGATTTTTTTGTCATCACTGTGGGATGCGTATGGGAATGTAAATAATTTGCCAGTGGCCGTTGTTAACCAAGATCAATCGGCTAAGATTAATGGTAAAAATCAGCATTTAGGTTCTGATTTAGCTGACAAGTTAGTCAAAGAGCAACCCTTGAAGATCAGTGAGGTATCTAATAAGAAAGCACAGGATGGCTTGAAGCAAGGCAAATACTATATGACCATCACGATACCAAGTGACTTTACCAAGAACGCAGGGACATTATTAAGTGATCAACCTATAACGTCAAAAATTAAAATTTCGCATAATGCAGGGGCCAGCTTCATTGCCGAAAAAATGACGAGTTCAGCAGCTGACAAAATCCAAACAAGAGTGACGCGGTCGCTTCAAAAAGTCTACAATGAAACCATTCTATCAGCCACTAAATCATCACAAAAAGGCCTACAAGCGGGATCAGATGGTGCCAGCAAACTCAACAATGGTGTAGGTCAATTGTCTGACGGTACCAAAAAATTGAATGATGGCGCAGAGTCATTAACGTCTGGAACATCTACTTTGGCTCAAGGGGTAAGCCAATACACAAATGGTGTATCACAAGTCAATAATGGTGCTAATCAACTGGCTGGTGGTGCGAATTCAGCAGCTACCGGTGCTAACCAATTGGCATCAGGCACATCACAACTAGCCCAAAGTACACCACAATTAGAAGCTGGTAGCCAACAATTGGCTGCAGGTGCACAAGAACTAGCTGTACAACTGCAGAAAGTTAGTGCGCAAATTGATAGTCAGCAAAAGGCAAAATCAGCAGATCTCAATAAGTTAGATACAGGATTAGCGCAATTAACAGAAGGTTTAAAAAACATACAAAATACGTTGAATAGTAATTCAGTACCAAATGTGACTGTTGATGATGGTGCGATTAAAAAGGCAAGCAGTGATCTAAATACTGGTTTGACAAATTCAGGAGCAGCAACTGCCAAACTCAAGGGACAGCTTGAACACATGACAAAAGATCCAAAATTTGTTACGTTTTTACAACAAAATCCAGAAATAGCACAACAAATTCAGGGAATGTCTGAAACATCGCAACAATTAGGCAGCGGGCTAACCAGTAGTGTTGTGGCGGCTAAAGAGATGAATGCTGCCTTACAACCATTACAAGAAGCTTTACCATCTTTGAAAGCACTACAGTCACAACTAACCACAGCATTGCCCAAATTAGAACAATTGAGCCAAGGTGCACAAGCAACAGAAGGTGCTCGTCAAGCAATCAAGCAACTTGACGACAGTCTAACAACGATAAGTACTGGTTTGTCACAACAAGCAGTGCCAGGCGCTCAAAAACTAGCTGATGGCGCAGCCACTTTAAATGCCGGTCAAAAACAAGTCACTGCTGCCTCATCACAACTCAGCAATGGTGCTAGCCAACTAGCACGTGGTAATAGCCAGTTAGCTACTGGCACAAGTCAACTAAATAGTGGCTTGGGACAATTAGCAAGTAAAGGTGGTGCTTTGAACAATGGTGCTGGTCAGCTAACTCAAGGGGCGCAACAACTAGCGACTGGAACGTCACAAGCTGCCTCCGCATTAGGTCAAGTACAAAATGGCACGGAAACACTAGCAGCTAAGTTAGCTGATGGTGCGATTCAATTGAATGCCGTACACAATAATAAAGGCAACGTCACGGCACTCACACAACCAGTTAAAAGTTCACAAAATAATTTATCTCATGTGGCGAACAATGGCACAGGTATGGCACCGTACATGATGTCAGTTGGTTTATTTGTCGGAATGATTACATTAAGCACGATTTATGACTTCATGACTGTTGCTAAGAAACCACGTAGTGGTTTCGCATGGTGGGCAGATAAACAAACGGTTAACTTTCCAGTATGGATTGGTCAGGCACTTGTGATGACAACATTGTTGATATTAGTTGACGGCTTAAATGCTGAAAGACCTGTAATGCTCTTTGTTGTCGCGCTAGTAGCAGCATTCTCATTTAACCAATTAGTTCTGCTTTTCAATGTTTTGTTTGGTAAACTGGGTTCGGGGATCATGTTAGTTTTGATGGTACTGCAACTGAGTGCCAGTGCTGGATCGTACCCTATAGAGTTATCGAACGAATTCTTTAGGGCAGTCCATCCATGGATGCCAATGACTTACTCAGTTCATGCGTTCCGTGAAACAATATCTATTGGTGGTAGCGTCGCTACAGATTTGACGGTACTATTATCAGTTGGTATGATATCAATGGTGTTGACATGGGGTGTCTACCACTGGAAATTACAACATAATCAAATGCTATGGGCGGACTGA
- a CDS encoding RrF2 family transcriptional regulator, translating into MKMSNAVEQSLVVLVMLALQKDELPVKSYLLSDRLEVSESYLKKTMRKLVVAGIVQAIASKEGGFKLARPVSQITLLDVYQAIEGMGSFIHSTQLADRIFLNQKSNKRIEDVQQALAVATNDVLTVFNEAEQDFKNRLENYTIAKLLQHINVDAFGKIDWRQVHLNAD; encoded by the coding sequence ATGAAAATGTCAAATGCCGTTGAACAAAGTTTAGTCGTCTTAGTGATGCTTGCTTTGCAAAAAGATGAGTTGCCTGTTAAAAGTTACTTATTAAGTGATCGGCTGGAAGTGTCAGAATCATATTTGAAAAAAACGATGCGCAAATTAGTCGTGGCTGGTATTGTGCAAGCGATTGCGAGTAAGGAGGGCGGCTTTAAATTAGCGCGCCCTGTTTCTCAAATTACATTATTAGATGTCTATCAGGCAATTGAAGGTATGGGAAGCTTTATTCATTCTACGCAACTTGCTGATCGTATTTTCTTAAACCAAAAATCAAATAAACGCATAGAAGATGTTCAGCAAGCATTAGCAGTAGCTACTAATGATGTTTTGACAGTGTTCAATGAGGCGGAACAAGACTTCAAAAACCGATTAGAAAATTATACAATTGCTAAATTATTACAGCACATTAATGTTGATGCTTTTGGAAAAATTGATTGGCGACAAGTTCATCTTAATGCTGACTAA
- a CDS encoding ROK family protein, which yields MNLNYLAIDIGGTNVKYGIVNRAGQLIERHSEPTQSENLTVFLAQLQHIINRYAKTIKGLGISVPGKVDHHDETIYGGGALTFLDKINLPKMLDIQVPVGIENDGKAAALAELWLGNLKGISNGAAIVLGTGVGGGLVLNGELFTGTHFQAGELSFLSYHSNMSFDHFEGSLGSAVKMIERVAVALNMPDKHDGLKVFEAINQRHEVAWPIFEAYVMEIGLLIYNVQTVVDLERCVIGGGISSQPIVTTEIEKAYHQLFERNTVVAQTLTKAEILPSHFSNDANLYGAIYNLLLKIDIKV from the coding sequence ATGAATTTAAATTATTTAGCGATTGATATTGGTGGGACAAATGTGAAATACGGCATTGTGAACCGGGCTGGTCAACTGATTGAAAGGCATAGTGAGCCAACACAATCTGAAAATTTAACCGTATTTTTGGCGCAATTACAACATATTATTAATAGGTACGCCAAAACAATCAAAGGGTTAGGAATTAGTGTGCCGGGTAAGGTCGATCATCATGATGAAACGATTTATGGTGGCGGGGCACTTACCTTTTTGGATAAGATAAACTTACCCAAAATGTTAGACATTCAGGTACCTGTGGGTATCGAAAATGATGGTAAAGCAGCAGCACTTGCTGAACTATGGTTGGGTAATTTAAAAGGTATTAGTAATGGCGCTGCTATCGTATTAGGAACGGGTGTTGGCGGTGGACTAGTTTTAAATGGTGAATTATTCACTGGAACACACTTTCAAGCCGGCGAGTTGAGTTTCTTGTCGTATCATTCAAATATGTCTTTTGATCATTTTGAAGGGTCCCTTGGCAGTGCTGTTAAGATGATTGAGCGTGTAGCTGTTGCTTTGAATATGCCTGACAAGCACGATGGCTTGAAAGTATTTGAAGCTATCAATCAACGTCATGAAGTAGCATGGCCAATTTTTGAGGCGTATGTTATGGAAATTGGACTATTGATTTATAATGTCCAGACAGTGGTTGACCTAGAACGTTGTGTCATTGGTGGCGGTATTTCTAGTCAACCGATTGTAACAACTGAGATTGAAAAAGCTTATCATCAACTATTTGAGCGTAATACTGTCGTGGCACAGACATTAACCAAAGCAGAAATTTTGCCAAGCCATTTTAGTAATGATGCTAATTTATATGGGGCAATTTATAACTTACTGCTAAAAATTGATATTAAAGTTTAA
- a CDS encoding MarR family winged helix-turn-helix transcriptional regulator encodes MATDKHLYDELCLSVYNTNRYFHRLYAQVLEPYDLSYLQYMSLLIIDRRGAVNMMDIGTELELSSNTLTPVIDKLVQKGWLSKIQSKQDKRVKLLSIIVDKKQLFQKILNEVDAIRAVLLKRSNRPLSDVLEDNQALNLVLQQIIAEKEEK; translated from the coding sequence ATGGCAACAGATAAACATCTTTATGATGAACTGTGTTTATCAGTTTATAATACAAATCGCTATTTTCATCGATTATATGCGCAAGTTTTAGAGCCATATGATTTATCTTATTTACAATATATGAGCTTGCTCATTATTGATAGGCGTGGTGCAGTAAATATGATGGACATTGGGACGGAACTTGAGTTGTCAAGTAATACGTTGACGCCAGTTATTGATAAGCTGGTCCAAAAAGGCTGGCTTTCAAAAATTCAAAGTAAACAGGATAAGCGAGTTAAACTTTTGTCCATAATTGTTGATAAAAAACAATTATTTCAAAAAATTCTTAATGAAGTCGATGCTATACGTGCAGTTTTACTTAAACGTAGTAATCGACCGCTAAGCGATGTCTTAGAAGACAACCAAGCGCTTAATCTTGTGTTACAGCAAATAATAGCAGAAAAGGAAGAAAAGTAG
- a CDS encoding dihydrolipoyl dehydrogenase family protein: MMYDVIFIGSGHAAWHGAQILARAGKKVALIEENKVAGTCTNFGCNAKILLDGPAEMIHHLHHYHGIGINQTPDIIWPELMAYKHEVIDPLSDGLAHMLSVDGIDIIAGHAKFMTARSITVAGETYTAEQFVIATGQRPAKLPIVGSELTHDSTDFLDLPDMPKSMVFIGAGYIAMEFASIAHASGSHVTLIEHGDRALTGFDADYAKVVVADMTEKGIKFAFNHTVSGVSAVENGQYLVTTAQGDSYQVDYVMDTTGRVANTENLGLENIGVLSDRQGILVDHHLQTRVPNIYASGDVISKPIARLTPTATFESHYIASMLLGDKKPIAYPAIPTVAFTLPRIAQIGVTTDEAKKRSDLTVIEIPYGQIMRFQTLNDVHAAIKIVMNQDKHLVGAALIGDFAPEVINALVPVINKQYTSEDIKSQIFAFPTHTGIVLPMIANYLA; this comes from the coding sequence ATAATGTATGATGTGATTTTTATTGGTAGTGGGCATGCTGCCTGGCACGGTGCACAGATATTAGCACGTGCTGGTAAAAAAGTGGCACTTATTGAAGAAAATAAAGTTGCGGGGACATGTACAAATTTTGGTTGTAATGCTAAGATTTTGTTAGATGGCCCAGCGGAAATGATTCATCACTTGCATCATTATCATGGTATTGGTATTAATCAGACACCAGATATTATTTGGCCAGAATTGATGGCGTACAAACATGAGGTGATTGATCCATTATCAGATGGCTTAGCTCATATGTTGTCAGTCGATGGTATTGATATTATCGCAGGTCATGCTAAATTTATGACAGCGCGGTCAATCACAGTCGCAGGTGAAACGTATACGGCTGAGCAATTTGTCATTGCAACTGGCCAACGTCCAGCTAAATTGCCAATTGTTGGTTCCGAACTAACGCACGACAGTACAGATTTCTTAGATTTACCAGATATGCCAAAATCAATGGTATTCATTGGTGCCGGTTATATTGCGATGGAATTTGCATCAATTGCACACGCTTCTGGTAGTCATGTGACACTGATTGAACATGGTGATCGCGCATTGACTGGGTTTGATGCCGATTATGCAAAAGTTGTGGTGGCCGATATGACAGAAAAAGGTATTAAATTTGCCTTTAATCATACAGTTTCAGGTGTGTCGGCAGTTGAAAATGGTCAATATCTTGTGACAACAGCACAGGGTGATAGCTACCAAGTTGATTATGTGATGGATACAACTGGACGTGTGGCGAATACAGAAAACCTTGGTTTGGAAAATATTGGGGTGCTATCTGATCGTCAAGGTATCTTAGTTGATCATCATTTACAAACGCGTGTACCTAATATTTATGCGAGTGGGGATGTTATTTCAAAGCCAATTGCACGGTTAACACCGACAGCAACTTTTGAATCACATTACATTGCTAGTATGCTACTTGGGGACAAGAAGCCAATTGCCTACCCAGCTATTCCAACAGTTGCTTTTACGCTACCGCGTATCGCACAAATTGGCGTGACAACGGATGAAGCGAAGAAACGATCTGATTTAACAGTTATTGAAATACCTTATGGTCAAATCATGCGTTTCCAGACGTTAAATGATGTGCATGCAGCCATCAAAATCGTGATGAATCAAGATAAACATTTGGTTGGTGCCGCTTTAATAGGCGACTTTGCACCAGAAGTGATCAATGCATTGGTACCAGTCATTAATAAGCAATATACAAGTGAAGACATTAAGTCTCAAATTTTTGCTTTTCCGACACATACTGGTATTGTGTTACCCATGATCGCGAATTACTTAGCTTAA